The DNA window ATCCGCTTGCCAGCATGAACAGCAGCATGCCGTAGACCAGACCATTGAACAGGGAAACGAGGACTATCTCCATGATCGCCTCGTTCCCCCGTTGCTCGACCTCTCAGGCGGTGCTCAATTTTCCGGCCGCTTCATCTTGCAGATCGTCGGCAGCGTGAGATCGGCGGCACTCGCCGTCATGATGTTCTTCCAGCCGAAACCGGTGTGTTCGGAATCGAATTTCACGTCCTTGCTGAAGACGCCGACATAATACGGCATCAGCAACTGGTGATCTTCCTTCCGCATGATGTTTTCCTGGCCCACCAGATCCTTGTAGTGCATGTCCTCAAGCGCCAGCGCCACCTTCAGCGGGTCGGTCGAGCCGGCCTTGTTGATCGCGTCGGAGAGCATGTCGATCATGGTCAGGAAGTTGAGCGTCGAGAAATCGGTCTGATGGTCAACGCGCCAGTCGCTGGCGAGCTTCTCCGCCTCGGCGCTTTTCTGATCGACCGCGACGTTGCCGTTGAACTCCATCACCGATGTCAGGCGGTTCTCGCCGGCCGCGCCAATCGCGGTCGGGCCTCCGATCAGGTGCGCCAGGAATGTATCGAAACGTACATTGAGACCGTCATCGACCGCCGCCTTGATCAGCAGATTGAGGTCGCGGTTATAATTGCCGGTGACGACGCTCTGGGCACCGGAGGCCTTGATCTTGGCCACGTAGGGCGTGAAATCCTGCACCTTGCCGAACGGCATCAATTCGTCGCCGACAATTTCGATGTCGGGCCGCAGTTTCGCCAGCCATTTCTTGCTGTCATGCTGGATCGACTGACCGAACAGATAATCCTGATTCAACAGGTAGACCTTCTTCAGGTCTACCGGC is part of the Bradyrhizobium canariense genome and encodes:
- a CDS encoding branched-chain amino acid ABC transporter substrate-binding protein; protein product: MSGCLRLVCYSFLVLGLLSFGRPAVAEETIKLAYTDPFSGPFASGGDEFLKAFQFIIARKNAAGGALGRKFELVPFDDKLQPAEALIALKNMTDQNIPFVMHCTGSNVGSALIDAVSKHNARNPDNRILYLNCGALATELTNEQCDFWHFRFAGSVDMRAAARIKSLPVDLKKVYLLNQDYLFGQSIQHDSKKWLAKLRPDIEIVGDELMPFGKVQDFTPYVAKIKASGAQSVVTGNYNRDLNLLIKAAVDDGLNVRFDTFLAHLIGGPTAIGAAGENRLTSVMEFNGNVAVDQKSAEAEKLASDWRVDHQTDFSTLNFLTMIDMLSDAINKAGSTDPLKVALALEDMHYKDLVGQENIMRKEDHQLLMPYYVGVFSKDVKFDSEHTGFGWKNIMTASAADLTLPTICKMKRPEN